TATGACATCTGTATCATATCAAACCATGATTGATGGCAATCTGACGTCGCCTCTATAAAGGTTGAAGTTGTGTAGAGGTTGAATGACCTAAAATATCCCAGTTAATCTATCAACAAATGGAGAGTTCTAGAATGACCAGGACAAAGCCTGGATCTGAAACCCATCGACATGCTTTGGGGTGATTTGCATGCAAGACACCCTCCACACCCTTCAAATGAAAAGAGTGGGGGGAACATTCCGCCAGTCGATGTCAGAAGTTGATGAATTGCTACAGAAGGTTATTTTAGCCAAAGGAGAACCTTTTAGCTATAATGGCATAGTTTTCCTCAGTGGGAATCTCCATCTATGTTCATTTCTTTTGCTAAATAAGTAAATTGATTTCTTGTTTCTGCATACAAGCACTCTGTGTTACATAAAGATGGTGACAGTTAAGTTACATCATTCCACTGTTAGCACACAGGGGTGGAGTGTTTCATaaaaggccattttcaccaccgCCAGTGGTTTGTCTGCCTGTGTCGGTGTGAAGAACACTGAACTCACTCCATCAGGCCGGCCACATCCAGCAAGTTTTCGGTCAAGTGCTTTAGCCGGAAGAACTCGCCGAGTTTGTCCTTTTCTTTAAGTGCGTTCAGTATATCCGTCCGCACAAAGGCAGGGCACAACATGCAGATCCGTACCCCGTAACCTGCTGCAGCTGAGAACTcctgccaaaacacacacaagcacacacacatacacactaatatgcagcagcagcactgagGAGGTCACATGGTTGCACTGTGCTTTTGATGTCTTGAGACCTCCACATTCAACTGTCACCTTGTGCCCCCTGGTGGCGGATGAAACATCTACACAGAATTAATGGGCAATGCTGCTTTTGCATTGGACTAGAATCACAAAAACACTCAACAAAAAGTTTTGTATCCCAAATCATCATACAATTTTGTAAGTAAACAATTACAAAAATTGTATTGGTATACAAAAATTGAAGAGCCTGggcaataataacaataatcccttataaattaaattacttCTCACTTCAACACTGTCTAAATGAACTGGTGTCAATTTGGATTAAATCTGCAACCGCTAAACTTAAATCTAACATTTACACCAAATTTATACCAAATATGCACCAAATTAGCCAAAACCATTTCACTGTTTTGGTTCCTTAGAGTAGAACATAAATACAGCAAGCATCAGAACTTGAGTGAACTCACTGCCATGGCTCTGCTGAATCCCACCACTGCATGTTTGGTGGCTGTGTATATGGGTGCTCCTGCGAGATGCACcacacctgaaacacacacgcacacacatatctTAGGTTTCTTTATGCCTGTGTTGGTTGGTCATAAAATCAGATTGTGTTTTACCCGCCATTGAAGCAACATTAATGATgacgcctcctcctcctccgttcTCCGTCTTCATGTGCTCTAAAGCCATGTAGGTCCCTCTGACTACACCTTTCTACCCACAACAACAGGACAAAGGCTGTCAGTCATATTTTTCCTCCttatgtcttttattttctattatGTCTCACTGTTTATAGAGTATTGCCTATGTATTACAGAGAAGCTATAATTAATGTTGAATCTGTTGAAATAGACACATGTATTTATTGCTAAGTGCTCAGTATTGCATTTCCCCACACCCATTAGAGCATGTTTGAAAGTATGAGGTCTCACCAAGTTAATTTCAATCGTTTTCTCCCAGCTGACTTCATTTGTAATTCCAGCGTTGTTGCAGAAGATGTCTACACGCCCAAAATGTTGCACAGTTTTTTGGAATGCATCTGATGGCAAACACATATACAGAAAAGTGAGCCTTTTTCAAAGTGTTTTTAGTCTAATGCAATTGGAATACAAGCACTGTTTACAACAAAGGAAAATACTTAATAAACAACTACTAATAATGATAATAGTGGTATTTTATACTCTGAAGAAACTGTAATGATGGTTCACTTCATTACTGTCCACATGAAATCTGAAACCACTAAAATCTAATGAATTCATCTTTCTGAACATTTGCACAAAGTTTGTACCAAATATGAGCAGATAAAGTTGTCACCATTGGTTGAATGTGAAGCACATTCACGTTTCTGTCAGGAACAACATTAGTACAGCAAGGGACAGGGATGGGCCTGCAGCTTCAGCAGGTGTACCTTTGAACACTTCTTCTGAGGAGACGTCACAGACGTGAAATAAAGTCCGACTCGCGCCGAACTCTGCTTCAAAAGCAGCTTTCGTTGACTTGCCCTCTTTTTCATTCACATCTAAAAGAGCCACCTGCACACAGTTCAGAATTCATGCCCTCAATATGTAAGTTATAAAGTAAGACCGTAGTCACATAGCATTTGTCCCTTTTTTGGCATCTCTTTTGATCATTTCAgatcattataataattaaacagCAGAAATACACCCAAATAATAACGTTAGGATACAATGCATTTCTACAGTCAAGGGAAGTTTTATGAATAAAAGTAgtataataaagtataaagGAAAACcaaaacaatatataaataaatgctaCTTGGACAAATgtattcaatatttcattacaaaGATAATTAGTGTAATTACTGGTTTAATTCTGCAGCTACAGGCTACTGACCTTTGCTCCATTTTGCAGCAGGATCTCAGCGAAGGCTTTACCAAGACCCTGAGCTGCACCCGTCACCACAGCCACCTTACCGTCCAGTGCCATTGCTGCAAAACAGGTGAAGTGCTGAGGTGTTGGAAGCTCCTTCTGTGTCTACAATATGAAGTGCTTCTTATTCGGCATCCAGGTTTTCGGTTTAACCGTAATCTCTCTTGAGTTCCTGGAAGGTCTTGATAATAAATTACCTTCTTCAGCGGCACCTGAAACGGCGGCAcgatgtaagtcgctctggataagggcgtctgccaaatgccttaaatgtaaatgtaaatgtgaaacctGAGGCTAAATCACGTGGAACAGGGCAGTAAACCCATGCCTTACataagagtttaaaaaaaaagctatatcTAATGTCTCATATTGACTTTAACAAGGCTGGTCACTTGTGCAAACAACCCCCAATAGATTTGTGCTGTTATCACATAAGAAGTGCACAGGCCTGTGGTAAacaataaattcattaattataaatactactttttttaagttaaatggaactgattgtcattgggacAACACATGGGGCGCTATGTGTTCATTAATaagaaaaaattaacttaaatggttttagcaaatggccgcaatataacaaagagtgaaaaatttaaggggggtCTGAATTCTTTCCATGCCCACTGCATTTAGGGGTTGAACTGAAAATGCATACTGGCTTTAAACCCATAATCTGTATGTACAGCATATGTATAGCATTTACAGTACACTACCactcaaaagtttagggtcatttagaaatgtcctcgtTGACAGGAAACAAATAGTttagtgcattaaaaagacatgaaaactccagtccagacattgttcatgttgcaAAGGCCTCTGGTAGCTCTGGTACAAAGGGGAACATTATCAGCAAAAATTAGTATTGAGTTCCAATGAAAttctgtgtttacatttacattgaagaCATTtcgcagatgcccttatccagagcgacttacaacgtgctttcaagttaccgtcgatgaagtgatcagttctagttccttaggaccctcaactatgaatacaatctttttattcactctgttgtagtttctatacataagacagacaataagaaagttgcaagtgaatctaaatattctttaaagaggaaggtcttgagctgtcgtttgaaggtgctcagtgactgagctgttctgacctcgaggggaagttcattccaccgccaaagggccaagactgagaagagtctagatgagtgtcttcctcgtaccttcagagatggagggaccaggcgagcagtactggaggctcggagtatacgaggtgcagtgcgaggtgtaataagttTTCGTTAATACAAGGGTGTCACTTTAAAAGCGTAaatcattattagaaaacccatTTCAGTCTAGTAGAGCTGAAACATGTCTTGTGTAAATGTGATTCACCTGATGTGTCCTCATTAGCCAATTGACTTTTCTGTTGTTTATCTTTTGTTTATCACTAATATATTGTGCACATGTGCTTTGTGACGAtcagagtggtagtagcctagtgggtaacacactcaaactcacaggttcaaacccgtATGGTACCAGGtcctaccgttgtgtccctaagcaagacagtGTCtaaagggggactgtccctggtagctctggataagggtgtctgataaatagcgtaaatgtaaaatgttaaaatcacTCATTTTCACCATATCGAGCATGTGCCTCATGCTTCCATACAGTTTCAGCAATGTTTATTGCTTTACATTTGGTTCCCTCCACACATTTTGATTGACTGTCACCTTAATTTTACTCCTCATGCACTgctataattataattaactTTCTTAAGACAACTTTCATTTACAACACAGTGAAGCATGTTGACAGGCGTAAATAATGCACAAACCAGACACGCCCAccatatcccataatgcattggtTAGCTAAATGTTTATGAAAGTTTTGAATAACTGAGGTTTAAAATGATGTCTCAGATCAGCCCGCTTACACCTGATTACACTGTGATGGTTAGCTGCAAATGTAGCATGTTAGCGAGTAACAATTAATACAACACCGATTCTCTCACAGGTAATTAGCATACATTGTGTTAGAGTGGGGTGTGGTGTAGTTCTTCCACAGTAGGGAATTTCGTGTACGCAGAACCTGTGGCGGACACGATCAGAGCAGCTCCATTTTTGCTGTCATCCAGGAGCATCTGCAAGCATGCCATCGCCACATCCGATGGTCTgttcaaaaacacaaatgtacTATGACCTAACTTGCTAAACAATAGTTTATATTTGGATTAAGATATGCAACATCTGAGAAACCATGAACAATTCCCTTTCCTATACGTCTCACGTTCCCGATCTCTCTTGCTCCTGTCGGTTCCTTCTCCACATCATTAGAAGGATTCTAATCATCCCAAGGACTTCTGGACTTGTGTAACTCACTACTGGCTGCCACTAAAGTGATGAATTCGCCCACGCCACTCCACCGCtgtgctccctccactggcctCCTGTAGCTGCTCCAGCATCCAAGCCGAGGAAGGGCCACGCCCTaatacctcagatctctcagcACGATCACAATCCAGCGCTGCTCGACTGGTATCACCGTCCCTCAAGGtgcaagaaaagcattcatctGGACACTTCTCTGTCTTTTCTTCTGGGTGGCGGAATCAACAGCCGAATCACCAAAATAACGCTCCTTTTTAAGAATAGCTTTGATCAAACAAAGCTTTTACGTATCtttaaaaaagagggagggagtTATTAAACTAATGTTAGGTCcgattggggtggtagtagcctagtgggcctataacccagaagacccaggttcaaatcccgcttactaccattgtgtccctgagcaagacacttaaccctgagtgtctccagggggggactgtccctgtaactactgattgtaagtcgctctgggtaagggcatctgataaatgctgcaaatgtaaatgtaatattagaCATTTTGTTGACGCTGAAAACATTGTCCTTCGCAGGAACATTCTGTTCCCATTTTTTTGTGACTAACACTGAGAACTCAAGTCACATGGCGTATGCACGATATTATATGTGTGTACGTCTATTTTTGATGATGTGAGCGTACGCCCACGGCACTCACTCCATCATGCCACCGCTTTGAATCCGATCTTCTGCCACGTGCTTGAGCGTGATGTACTCTCCAAGTTTGTCCTTATTTTGTAGTGTGTTCAGCATGTCTGTTCGCACCAAAGTGGGGCACAGGATGCAGATCCGTACTCCATAACCTGCAGCAGCTGAGGCCTCCTGCcaatacacacaagcacacacacatataaatgattaatttattcTGTTATATagtttaattatcattaaaatCCAAATCTCGTTCAGAGTCTCTGCCACCACCTCACCTCCTCCAGAAATGGAAAATGTCTATTACAGTTGAACAGTATCTGTAAATGTTTGGATTACTTTTGTCTTTGTCAGTGCAGCAATCTGCAAGCCTCTCACACAAGGTTTAACACGTTTACACTGAAACCTACAGGAAATAATGGGTAATGTGACAAAGCTTGGAATTTTAACAATTTGGTGACATAGCACAACCCCAAACATGCATCATAGGAACAGCTAACGTAAACCATTTTCTCCCTcccaaactgcacattacaaactgaacatcagtactgCACTCTGCACCTTTAACTGAAGTATTGCACCCTGTACTTTAATCTAgcactacctcacactgtgctgctgtggtaTGGTCATcgtgtcatatcactactaccgCCATTATTATCATGGCATGTCATTTAcaacatacactttatactaaatacatccatgCACTGTTATACTGTCATATTGCTGCtgcttgtctgcctggtttgtctagtttgtctcgacctgcactcattttttttggggtcggtgcacaatgtccacaatgtcctttgtcatgtttttgtgttgtgtgttactCCATTTGCACTTGTGTCTTTGCACACTGTGACTCTCCAGAGCTTCACAATCTCATCTCTcagtgtacttgtatatagtgagatgacaataaagtggactttgactttgacttgacttgacttgccGGATCTGAACAGCTTTAGTCATTTCATCAATCATTATTTGGTGGTCAGATCCTTTTGTGCCTCTGTCAGCTGATCACATGACCTGTTATGACAACATTTCCCTGATTACGTCTATTCCTCCAGACACAACTGATAATAAAGTTGAATGTCAGCAGAGTTGAACTTTCCAACTGTGCGTAATTCCCAGTCTGAAAACAGGTACAGTTGTGCCGAATTTCTGCATATGACTAGAGGCAcatctgtgtgttcaggtgaaagtgaaagaaagtgaaaggattgtcacatgtgatacacagcagcacagcacacggtgcacacagtgaaatttgtcctgtgcaatgttctgattacagggccgcttccttaaccgctaggccaccactgcaaggTGACTTGACTTGTCTAATGAGTGACCTTACTGCCATGGCTCTACTGAATCCCACCACACCATGTTTGCTGGCTGTGTAGATGGGAATGGAAGAGAGTTCCGTCAGacctgaaacagacacacacacacacacacacacacacacacattatgagTTTATTTCTTTAACATCCCCACTTGACTAGATGCCTGGTGTAACATCCCTGTTTGAAGAGCATCGTATTTGTGTTAAAATGGCCAGAGCAGTTAGATCTGTTGGATGCCTGATGGTCTGGACTATGGGGATAGGTGTCTAGGTAAAAACCGAGAAATGGCTCTGATCACCTGCGGATGAAAAGTTGAGTATTAAAGTAGAGCAGATTACTGAATAATCAGAGGGTTTTGTTTGCACTCCATTCAGAATTTCCTGATCAGGCTCAAGTGGCTGGGAGCCGTTTTATCAGCATGCCGATAGGGTACCCAGGTTGTCCTGCaggttttgttttctgtttgtggccattgtgcagttttttttttttttcattacatttattaaaccATATAAGTTTGCACGATGTTGCGCGTTTGCACCTCCTCCTTTTCACCTGCGTGTCATGAGAAATTCTAAGTGACCTCATGTTAAAGTGAATCTACAAGGAAGCAAAGACAATTTTATTGAAAGATAAATAATGGAATACCCTATTTTCACCAATCTAAGCCGACCTCATGTTTTCAAGACTAAATAAAACCCTATAATAAATACGGTAAAATTCAGATTTTAGCACCACCACTggtattgtgattttttttaattcactgtTTTGTGAGGAAACAAGTCTTACATTCAAGACAATAACGCCCTTTCAATAACACTGCATAATGATTTCCTAAACTGTTATTACCGTGTACAGGGTGTGATTATGTTGAACGGTCATCCGTTCATGTTTACCGAGAATGGAAGCGACATTAATGATGACGCCTCCTCGTCCTCCATTCTGCTTCTTCATGTGCtccagggccatgtaggttccTCTGACCACACCTTTCTGCCCAAAAGAACAGGCCACACACAGTGAGGCAGTCTCCACGATTACAGCGCCCCTGAGACGGGCTGCATACGAGCCAGCAGAACGATCGCGGGTGGACTTTGTAAACTTTAACGTGACGCACGGCTCAACGGCATTTGCACTTTGGCCTCACCAAGTTCACTTCAATGGTCGTCTCCCAGTTGACCTCGTCCACAGTGGCAGCGTTGTTGCAGAGGATGTCCAAACGGCCAAAGCGCTGCACCGTTTTCTGGAACACATCTGAAGGCAGAACGCATGCCAAGCCGCCCGTATCATGTTAACCAGCGCGCTCTCGCAGTTTCATGTTCCCGCTCATTTAAAACAAGGTGCTGCAGATACGGTAAAACTGACCACTGCGGCCCAGCTGCATTCACTGGGCAAATACACATGTCCCCTCACCCCGGGCGGCCTGATGTCCCCGGACTGCTGTTTGTCCTGGAATAACATCAGCACTGGTGGGGGTGCGGGTTCAAGGCGAGGCATGAGGTTATTTCAGGacgcactgcagcacagcgtcATCAGATCATGTGCTTTGCGTTTCAGTTGAGATTGTGGCCCCATCGGGTTGTGGAACTGGGGACAGCGGGTTTACCTTTTAAACTCTGTTCTGACGAGACGTCGCAGGCCAAAAACAAGGTCCGACCTGCACCAAACTCGGCATCAAAAGTTGCTTTGGCTGCTTTGCCCTCTTTTTCACTCACATCTAAAAAGGCCACCTGCACGTAATCCGAGATTACATATAAAAGTTATTTTCATAAGAACCAATAGTCATTGTCATTCTTGGTGTGACATAGTCACAGGCTGCTGACCTTTGCTCCATTTTTCAGCAGGATCTCGGTGATGGCTTTGCCCAGACCCCGAGCCGCACCCGTCACAACAGCCACCTTCCCGTCCAGCGCCATCGCTGCACAAATGTCACCACAAGGTCGCCCTCgcattaattatatatatatggcgTTTTAAAAGTCGTCACGTGATGCGACGGCCCAatcgtttctgttcgccattGGCCGAATAAATGGCACACGGGCGGACACTTTTAATACCTGGCCGGGCTTTGCTGCGTTATCTGCTGGCCTGGCAAACAGACCGAGGTCGCCGTAACCTGTTGCCAAGGCGATCGTGTCGCGCTTTCTGCAGTTACGGCTGTTGCCGTAAAACTGCAGAGGAATGGCGATTGtacaaaagtaaaaacagaACCACGCGGGTACCAAAAGGCCAAATAAGGAACGGGGAGGAAGATACGAAGCTAAAAATGCCAGAATCCACCggcacttttaaaataaagtcagCAGTGACGTCGTGTGTCCAGCAGATGGCGACATAGCGTGGGTTTCTCACTCAGCTACTATATATCTATACATACTATGTATCTAtgtatactatactatactatactatactatactatactatactatactatactatactatgcTATATAAGCggttttatgttcaaaatgtagTCTGCATATAGGTATTTTCCCATTCAAACTTAAACTAAACTATTACTACATGCAGAGCAATGCAAATACAatcaggacccaataatcaggTCCATGTTGACTTTTTCACTGGTTCAAATAAGCAGCTTCTTTGCactgcaaatacatttttaaattttgtttttaaatcttcaAATGATTTAGCTCCTCCAAATCTCAGTGATCGCTAAGATCTGCTGAACAAATGTTCCTTGCAGTTCCAAGGTCAAGGTTAAAATGAGGTGGTGACCTGGCTTTTGGCTGGGTTTTTAAGATGAGTAATACTCTGTGTTTGGACATCAGGACGTCTCCAacatgacacatttttaaaacgtGTGATTGTTGTCAATTATTTTGATATCAGATCATTTTTATTGTACAGTACTTTGGTCAACAATTATTGGTTTTAAATGAGTCTTATCAATAAAATTGACTTCACCTGACCCTCAAAGTTTTGTGAcattggaggtgtgaggcaGCTTGGCCAGTTGGCCCTGTTCCCATTGAGTTTTTTTCTAATTTGATTGTGCATTCAATTTTATCCAGAAAGGCAGAAAACAGGACATGGCGTTCCCGGCACAGGCCGGTTCATTTTATACAGTTAAATGGGAAATTAAGCAGATTGTTTGCGTGTAGAAGTTCAAAAGTACGCGCACATCCTGTAAGTCCAACAGGTGCTGGAAAAAACGCAGCATCATAAAAAGTATCTGCAGTAGGTGTAAATAGTTCATAGATCCCACCTGATGGATTTACACTTTATTCACATAAACCTTTAATGATGACTGCAAGTATGGGTTCAGAGTTTATGTTATTATAAGCATAAAAAATCCTTTCCTTTCAAAATTCCAGGTTGAAAACAACtataattttttaatatttaatctttTATAATACTGAGTAGATATTGGGTTGTATCGTgggttgtagtgtgtgtgtgtgtgtgtgcatgcttgtgtggGTGGCTTTGTATGTTTTCCCGGTGATGAACCTTGCCAGCCTCCATACAACCTTGAACTCTAAAAGCGGGTTCGGAAGTTTTGAAAATGCCTCATTTCAAATGTTGTTACTCAATTCTGAGTCCCGACAAACCTGTGGGATAAATCAAACTGAAATTAAATGTCAAGTCAAGaacaattttatatttagttATCCTTAATCTGCCTCATCTGAATGGTGACTAAATTATTgatttcacagtgtgtgtgtgtgtgtgtgtgtgtgtgtatgtgttttaattatggCCACAAGTGACAGCTGCTGGactgtgtgtaattattcttCAGGTATCACAACTGTGGTCTTAGTATGAGAGACATGGTCCCTGGTcctgaatatatataaaaaaggggACAAACTCAACTACACGAAAGCTCTTCTTCAATATCAACACATTGCTGAATTATACATTGAACTAATGAAAAGTCGCACAATGTGCTTTGTCTCCAAAttgaggcagtggtgacctagcggttagggaagtggccccataatcagaagattgccagttcaaatcccgatctgccaaggtgccactgaggtgccactgacgaaagcaccatccccacacgtcCCCAGAATCATCCCCACTactcaaattaaaatgaaattttaacaCTGTCATTTATTCACACTGTTGAGTAATATGATTACACCACATAGTTATTACTTACTTCAAATTTAGTATTATAATAACACTTTAATGTGTAAtgacaaatcatttttatttctctgtagtgttatttttttaatatattcacATAACATCAGTGAAACTATAATACACTAATACAGTGTTTGGTATCAGAAGGACGGGTCAAGTGACTTGGTTGGGGaaagaacatttttatgtgAACCTCACAGGTGTTTACAAGTCACTCTTAAACCAGCACTCCCCCCGAGGCCCATCAATGTACACCATCTTCAGCCTAACAGTTGGTGAATGCCCACTAATGCCCATCCTGAACCTGGCGCGCAATGCATGCTGGTACTAATCCACACTGTGTAGAGTTGGATCTTCACTGCGTGTCTGCAGAACTTTACACTGACTTTTAACTCATAGAGTTGTAAATACTCTGCATAGATTACAGCAGGTTTACTCCCACTCATAACAATGTGCATAGACATGTCCAGAGGAAACCGAGATGCTCCATATTCGTATTGTTCTCACACCGCTCCCTCCCTAGTAtcgaaatgtgtttttgtgtagaaATGCATTTTAGTCGCTTGTATATAAAAGTGATTGAAATGATGGCCGGCTATTGTTATAAGAACAGTTCATTAaaacttatttattcataacaTTTCCGAATGGCCGTCATTCACTTTCAGGtttaagaaaatattttacattttgtataaaaCGTGAAAAGatagtgggtgtgtgtgtgtgtccatgtttaTCTGTACATGTGGGAATCCTCCACCCTGGGCAGCTCATCACTGGCTACATGAGATTAGACTGTTATTGTA
The window above is part of the Denticeps clupeoides chromosome 6, fDenClu1.1, whole genome shotgun sequence genome. Proteins encoded here:
- the LOC114791967 gene encoding 15-hydroxyprostaglandin dehydrogenase [NAD(+)]-like, with the translated sequence MALDGKVAVVTGAAQGLGKAFAEILLQNGAKVALLDVNEKEGKSTKAAFEAEFGASRTLFHVCDVSSEEVFKDAFQKTVQHFGRVDIFCNNAGITNEVSWEKTIEINLKGVVRGTYMALEHMKTENGGGGGVIINVASMAGVVHLAGAPIYTATKHAVVGFSRAMAEFSAAAGYGVRICMLCPAFVRTDILNALKEKDKLGEFFRLKHLTENLLDVAGLMETSDVAKVFLQMLLDDSKNGAALLVTPRGAAYVDFPAANEIPCSPL
- the LOC114791969 gene encoding 15-hydroxyprostaglandin dehydrogenase [NAD(+)]-like isoform X2, whose translation is MALDGKVAVVTGAARGLGKAITEILLKNGAKVAFLDVSEKEGKAAKATFDAEFGAGRTLFLACDVSSEQSLKDVFQKTVQRFGRLDILCNNAATVDEVNWETTIEVNLKGVVRGTYMALEHMKKQNGGRGGVIINVASILGLTELSSIPIYTASKHGVVGFSRAMAEASAAAGYGVRICILCPTLVRTDMLNTLQNKDKLGEYITLKHVAEDRIQSGGMMECR
- the LOC114791969 gene encoding 15-hydroxyprostaglandin dehydrogenase [NAD(+)]-like isoform X1, whose translation is MALDGKVAVVTGAARGLGKAITEILLKNGAKVAFLDVSEKEGKAAKATFDAEFGAGRTLFLACDVSSEQSLKDVFQKTVQRFGRLDILCNNAATVDEVNWETTIEVNLKGVVRGTYMALEHMKKQNGGRGGVIINVASILGLTELSSIPIYTASKHGVVGFSRAMAEASAAAGYGVRICILCPTLVRTDMLNTLQNKDKLGEYITLKHVAEDRIQSGGMMEPSDVAMACLQMLLDDSKNGAALIVSATGSAYTKFPTVEELHHTPL